From Homo sapiens chromosome 19 genomic scaffold, GRCh38.p14 alternate locus group ALT_REF_LOCI_1 HSCHR19LRC_COX1_CTG3_1, a single genomic window includes:
- the LILRB1 gene encoding leukocyte immunoglobulin-like receptor subfamily B member 1 isoform X9: MRRRTQPPIGHTLCVSLSCQHRGLIHPQSRAVGGDAMTPILTVLICLGLSLGPRTHVQAGHLPKPTLWAEPGSVITQGSPVTLRCQGGQETQEYRLYREKKTAPWITRIPQELVKKGQFPIPSITWEHAGRYRCYYGSDTAGRSESSDPLELVVTGAYIKPTLSAQPSPVVNSGGNVTLQCDSQVAFDGFILCKEGEDEHPQCLNSQPHARGSSRAIFSVGPVSPSRRWWYRCYAYDSNSPYEWSLPSDLLELLVLGVSKKPSLSVQPGPIVAPEETLTLQCGSDAGYNRFVLYKDGERDFLQLAGAQPQAGLSQANFTLGPVSRSYGGQYRCYGAHNLSSEWSAPSDPLDILIAGQFYDRVSLSVQPGPTVASGENVTLLCQSQGWMQTFLLTKEGAADDPWRLRSTYQSQKYQAEFPMGPVTSAHAGTYRCYGSQSSKPYLLTHPSDPLELVVSGPSGGPSSPTTGPTSTSAGPEDQPLTPTGSDPQSGLGRHLGVVIGILVAVILLLLLLLLLFLILRHRRQGKHWTSSPAQLPMPRKKTSMLP, translated from the exons ATGAGAAGAAGGACCCAGCCTCCGATTGGCCACACTCTGTGTGTCTCTCTATCCTGCCAGCACCGAGGGCTCATCCATCCACAGAGCAGGGCAGTGGGAGGAGACGCCATGACCCCCATCCTCACGGTCCTGATCTGTCTCG GGCTGAGTCTGGGCCCCCGGACCCACGTGCAGGCAG GGCACCTCCCCAAGCCCACCCTCTGGGCTGAACCAGGCTCTGTGATCACCCAGGGGAGTCCTGTGACCCTCAGGTGTCAGGGGGGCCAGGAGACCCAGGAGTACCGTctatatagagaaaagaaaacagcacCCTGGATTACACGGATCCCACAGGAGCTTGTGAAGAAGGGCCAGTTCCCCATCCCATCCATCACCTGGGAACATGCAGGGCGGTATCGCTGTTACTATGGTAGCGACACTGCAGGCCGCTCAGAGAGCAGTGACCCCCTGGAGCTGGTGGTGACAG GAGCCTACATCAAACCCACcctctcagcccagcccagccccgtGGTGAACTCAGGAGGGAATGTAACCCTCCAGTGTGACTCACAGGTGGCATTTGATGGCTTCATTCTGTGTAAGGAAGGAGAAGATGAACACCCACAATGCCTGAACTCCCAGCCCCATGCCCGTGGGTCGTCCCGCGCCATCTTCTCCGTGGGCCCCGTGAGCCCGAGTCGCAGGTGGTGGTACAGGTGCTATGCTTATGACTCGAACTCTCCCTATGAGTGGTCTCTACCCAGTGATCTCCTGGAGCTCCTGGTCCTAG GTGTTTCTAAGAAGCCATCACTCTCAGTGCAGCCAGGTCCTATCGTGGCCCCTGAGGAGACCCTGACTCTGCAGTGTGGCTCTGATGCTGGCTACAACAGATTTGTTCTGTATAAGGACGGGGAACGTGACTTCCTTCAGCTCGCTGGCGCACAGCCCCAGGCTGGGCTCTCCCAGGCCAACTTCACCCTGGGCCCTGTGAGCCGCTCCTACGGGGGCCAGTACAGATGCTACGGTGCACACAACCTCTCCTCCGAGTGGTCGGCCCCCAGCGACCCCCTGGACATCCTGATCGCAG GACAGTTCtatgacagagtctccctctcgGTGCAGCCGGGCCCCACGGTGGCCTCAGGAGAGAACGTGACCCTGCTGTGTCAGTCACAGGGATGGATGCAAACTTTCCTTCTGACCAAGGAGGGGGCAGCTGATGACCCATGGCGTCTAAGATCAACGTACCAATCTCAAAAATACCAGGCTGAATTCCCCATGGGTCCTGTGACCTCAGCCCATGCGGGGACCTACAGGTGCTACGGCTCACAGAGCTCCAAACCCTACCTGCTGACTCACCCCAGTGACCCCCTGGAGCTCGTGGTCTCAG GACCGTCTGGGGGCCCCAGCTCCCCGAcaacaggccccacctccacatCTG CAGGCCCTGAGGAccagcccctcacccccaccGGGTCGGATCCCCAGAGTG GTCTGGGAAGGCACCTGGGGGTTGTGATCGGCATCTTGGTGGCCGTCATCCtactgctcctcctcctcctcctcctcttcctcatcctccgACATCGACGTCAGGGCAAACACTGGACATCGA GTCCAGCCCAGCTGCCGATGCCCAGGAAGAAAACCTCT ATGCTGCCGTGA
- the LILRB1 gene encoding leukocyte immunoglobulin-like receptor subfamily B member 1 isoform X10 — MRRRTQPPIGHTLCVSLSCQHRGLIHPQSRAVGGDAMTPILTVLICLGLSLGPRTHVQAGHLPKPTLWAEPGSVITQGSPVTLRCQGGQETQEYRLYREKKTAPWITRIPQELVKKGQFPIPSITWEHAGRYRCYYGSDTAGRSESSDPLELVVTGAYIKPTLSAQPSPVVNSGGNVTLQCDSQVAFDGFILCKEGEDEHPQCLNSQPHARGSSRAIFSVGPVSPSRRWWYRCYAYDSNSPYEWSLPSDLLELLVLGVSKKPSLSVQPGPIVAPEETLTLQCGSDAGYNRFVLYKDGERDFLQLAGAQPQAGLSQANFTLGPVSRSYGGQYRCYGAHNLSSEWSAPSDPLDILIAGQFYDRVSLSVQPGPTVASGENVTLLCQSQGWMQTFLLTKEGAADDPWRLRSTYQSQKYQAEFPMGPVTSAHAGTYRCYGSQSSKPYLLTHPSDPLELVVSGPSGGPSSPTTGPTSTSGPEDQPLTPTGSDPQSGLGRHLGVVIGILVAVILLLLLLLLLFLILRHRRQGKHWTSSPAQLPMPRKKTSMLP, encoded by the exons ATGAGAAGAAGGACCCAGCCTCCGATTGGCCACACTCTGTGTGTCTCTCTATCCTGCCAGCACCGAGGGCTCATCCATCCACAGAGCAGGGCAGTGGGAGGAGACGCCATGACCCCCATCCTCACGGTCCTGATCTGTCTCG GGCTGAGTCTGGGCCCCCGGACCCACGTGCAGGCAG GGCACCTCCCCAAGCCCACCCTCTGGGCTGAACCAGGCTCTGTGATCACCCAGGGGAGTCCTGTGACCCTCAGGTGTCAGGGGGGCCAGGAGACCCAGGAGTACCGTctatatagagaaaagaaaacagcacCCTGGATTACACGGATCCCACAGGAGCTTGTGAAGAAGGGCCAGTTCCCCATCCCATCCATCACCTGGGAACATGCAGGGCGGTATCGCTGTTACTATGGTAGCGACACTGCAGGCCGCTCAGAGAGCAGTGACCCCCTGGAGCTGGTGGTGACAG GAGCCTACATCAAACCCACcctctcagcccagcccagccccgtGGTGAACTCAGGAGGGAATGTAACCCTCCAGTGTGACTCACAGGTGGCATTTGATGGCTTCATTCTGTGTAAGGAAGGAGAAGATGAACACCCACAATGCCTGAACTCCCAGCCCCATGCCCGTGGGTCGTCCCGCGCCATCTTCTCCGTGGGCCCCGTGAGCCCGAGTCGCAGGTGGTGGTACAGGTGCTATGCTTATGACTCGAACTCTCCCTATGAGTGGTCTCTACCCAGTGATCTCCTGGAGCTCCTGGTCCTAG GTGTTTCTAAGAAGCCATCACTCTCAGTGCAGCCAGGTCCTATCGTGGCCCCTGAGGAGACCCTGACTCTGCAGTGTGGCTCTGATGCTGGCTACAACAGATTTGTTCTGTATAAGGACGGGGAACGTGACTTCCTTCAGCTCGCTGGCGCACAGCCCCAGGCTGGGCTCTCCCAGGCCAACTTCACCCTGGGCCCTGTGAGCCGCTCCTACGGGGGCCAGTACAGATGCTACGGTGCACACAACCTCTCCTCCGAGTGGTCGGCCCCCAGCGACCCCCTGGACATCCTGATCGCAG GACAGTTCtatgacagagtctccctctcgGTGCAGCCGGGCCCCACGGTGGCCTCAGGAGAGAACGTGACCCTGCTGTGTCAGTCACAGGGATGGATGCAAACTTTCCTTCTGACCAAGGAGGGGGCAGCTGATGACCCATGGCGTCTAAGATCAACGTACCAATCTCAAAAATACCAGGCTGAATTCCCCATGGGTCCTGTGACCTCAGCCCATGCGGGGACCTACAGGTGCTACGGCTCACAGAGCTCCAAACCCTACCTGCTGACTCACCCCAGTGACCCCCTGGAGCTCGTGGTCTCAG GACCGTCTGGGGGCCCCAGCTCCCCGAcaacaggccccacctccacatCTG GCCCTGAGGAccagcccctcacccccaccGGGTCGGATCCCCAGAGTG GTCTGGGAAGGCACCTGGGGGTTGTGATCGGCATCTTGGTGGCCGTCATCCtactgctcctcctcctcctcctcctcttcctcatcctccgACATCGACGTCAGGGCAAACACTGGACATCGA GTCCAGCCCAGCTGCCGATGCCCAGGAAGAAAACCTCT ATGCTGCCGTGA
- the LILRB1 gene encoding leukocyte immunoglobulin-like receptor subfamily B member 1 isoform 6 precursor (isoform 6 precursor is encoded by transcript variant 6; The RefSeq protein has 1 substitution compared to this genomic sequence) has product MTPILTVLICLGLSLGPRTHVQAGHLPKPTLWAEPGSVITQGSPVTLRCQGGQETQEYRLYREKKTAPWITRIPQELVKKGQFPIPSITWEHTGRYRCYYGSDTAGRSESSDPLELVVTGAYIKPTLSAQPSPVVNSGGNVTLQCDSQVAFDGFILCKEGEDEHPQCLNSQPHARGSSRAIFSVGPVSPSRRWWYRCYAYDSNSPYEWSLPSDLLELLVLGVSKKPSLSVQPGPIVAPEETLTLQCGSDAGYNRFVLYKDGERDFLQLAGAQPQAGLSQANFTLGPVSRSYGGQYRCYGAHNLSSEWSAPSDPLDILIAGQFYDRVSLSVQPGPTVASGENVTLLCQSQGWMQTFLLTKEGAADDPWRLRSTYQSQKYQAEFPMGPVTSAHAGTYRCYGSQSSKPYLLTHPSDPLELVVSGPSGGPSSPTTGPTSTSAGPEDQPLTPTGSDPQSGE; this is encoded by the exons ATGACCCCCATCCTCACGGTCCTGATCTGTCTCG GGCTGAGTCTGGGCCCCCGGACCCACGTGCAGGCAG GGCACCTCCCCAAGCCCACCCTCTGGGCTGAACCAGGCTCTGTGATCACCCAGGGGAGTCCTGTGACCCTCAGGTGTCAGGGGGGCCAGGAGACCCAGGAGTACCGTctatatagagaaaagaaaacagcacCCTGGATTACACGGATCCCACAGGAGCTTGTGAAGAAGGGCCAGTTCCCCATCCCATCCATCACCTGGGAACATGCAGGGCGGTATCGCTGTTACTATGGTAGCGACACTGCAGGCCGCTCAGAGAGCAGTGACCCCCTGGAGCTGGTGGTGACAG GAGCCTACATCAAACCCACcctctcagcccagcccagccccgtGGTGAACTCAGGAGGGAATGTAACCCTCCAGTGTGACTCACAGGTGGCATTTGATGGCTTCATTCTGTGTAAGGAAGGAGAAGATGAACACCCACAATGCCTGAACTCCCAGCCCCATGCCCGTGGGTCGTCCCGCGCCATCTTCTCCGTGGGCCCCGTGAGCCCGAGTCGCAGGTGGTGGTACAGGTGCTATGCTTATGACTCGAACTCTCCCTATGAGTGGTCTCTACCCAGTGATCTCCTGGAGCTCCTGGTCCTAG GTGTTTCTAAGAAGCCATCACTCTCAGTGCAGCCAGGTCCTATCGTGGCCCCTGAGGAGACCCTGACTCTGCAGTGTGGCTCTGATGCTGGCTACAACAGATTTGTTCTGTATAAGGACGGGGAACGTGACTTCCTTCAGCTCGCTGGCGCACAGCCCCAGGCTGGGCTCTCCCAGGCCAACTTCACCCTGGGCCCTGTGAGCCGCTCCTACGGGGGCCAGTACAGATGCTACGGTGCACACAACCTCTCCTCCGAGTGGTCGGCCCCCAGCGACCCCCTGGACATCCTGATCGCAG GACAGTTCtatgacagagtctccctctcgGTGCAGCCGGGCCCCACGGTGGCCTCAGGAGAGAACGTGACCCTGCTGTGTCAGTCACAGGGATGGATGCAAACTTTCCTTCTGACCAAGGAGGGGGCAGCTGATGACCCATGGCGTCTAAGATCAACGTACCAATCTCAAAAATACCAGGCTGAATTCCCCATGGGTCCTGTGACCTCAGCCCATGCGGGGACCTACAGGTGCTACGGCTCACAGAGCTCCAAACCCTACCTGCTGACTCACCCCAGTGACCCCCTGGAGCTCGTGGTCTCAG GACCGTCTGGGGGCCCCAGCTCCCCGAcaacaggccccacctccacatCTG CAGGCCCTGAGGAccagcccctcacccccaccGGGTCGGATCCCCAGAGTGGTGAGTGA
- the LILRB1 gene encoding leukocyte immunoglobulin-like receptor subfamily B member 1 isoform X11, translated as MRRRTQPPIGHTLCVSLSCQHRGLIHPQSRAVGGDAMTPILTVLICLGLSLGPRTHVQAGHLPKPTLWAEPGSVITQGSPVTLRCQGGQETQEYRLYREKKTAPWITRIPQELVKKGQFPIPSITWEHAGRYRCYYGSDTAGRSESSDPLELVVTGAYIKPTLSAQPSPVVNSGGNVTLQCDSQVAFDGFILCKEGEDEHPQCLNSQPHARGSSRAIFSVGPVSPSRRWWYRCYAYDSNSPYEWSLPSDLLELLVLGVSKKPSLSVQPGPIVAPEETLTLQCGSDAGYNRFVLYKDGERDFLQLAGAQPQAGLSQANFTLGPVSRSYGGQYRCYGAHNLSSEWSAPSDPLDILIAAGPHGGLRRERDPAVSVTGMDANFPSDQGGGS; from the exons ATGAGAAGAAGGACCCAGCCTCCGATTGGCCACACTCTGTGTGTCTCTCTATCCTGCCAGCACCGAGGGCTCATCCATCCACAGAGCAGGGCAGTGGGAGGAGACGCCATGACCCCCATCCTCACGGTCCTGATCTGTCTCG GGCTGAGTCTGGGCCCCCGGACCCACGTGCAGGCAG GGCACCTCCCCAAGCCCACCCTCTGGGCTGAACCAGGCTCTGTGATCACCCAGGGGAGTCCTGTGACCCTCAGGTGTCAGGGGGGCCAGGAGACCCAGGAGTACCGTctatatagagaaaagaaaacagcacCCTGGATTACACGGATCCCACAGGAGCTTGTGAAGAAGGGCCAGTTCCCCATCCCATCCATCACCTGGGAACATGCAGGGCGGTATCGCTGTTACTATGGTAGCGACACTGCAGGCCGCTCAGAGAGCAGTGACCCCCTGGAGCTGGTGGTGACAG GAGCCTACATCAAACCCACcctctcagcccagcccagccccgtGGTGAACTCAGGAGGGAATGTAACCCTCCAGTGTGACTCACAGGTGGCATTTGATGGCTTCATTCTGTGTAAGGAAGGAGAAGATGAACACCCACAATGCCTGAACTCCCAGCCCCATGCCCGTGGGTCGTCCCGCGCCATCTTCTCCGTGGGCCCCGTGAGCCCGAGTCGCAGGTGGTGGTACAGGTGCTATGCTTATGACTCGAACTCTCCCTATGAGTGGTCTCTACCCAGTGATCTCCTGGAGCTCCTGGTCCTAG GTGTTTCTAAGAAGCCATCACTCTCAGTGCAGCCAGGTCCTATCGTGGCCCCTGAGGAGACCCTGACTCTGCAGTGTGGCTCTGATGCTGGCTACAACAGATTTGTTCTGTATAAGGACGGGGAACGTGACTTCCTTCAGCTCGCTGGCGCACAGCCCCAGGCTGGGCTCTCCCAGGCCAACTTCACCCTGGGCCCTGTGAGCCGCTCCTACGGGGGCCAGTACAGATGCTACGGTGCACACAACCTCTCCTCCGAGTGGTCGGCCCCCAGCGACCCCCTGGACATCCTGATCGCAG CCGGGCCCCACGGTGGCCTCAGGAGAGAACGTGACCCTGCTGTGTCAGTCACAGGGATGGATGCAAACTTTCCTTCTGACCAAGGAGGGGGCAGCTGA